A genomic segment from Equus przewalskii isolate Varuska chromosome X, EquPr2, whole genome shotgun sequence encodes:
- the L1CAM gene encoding neural cell adhesion molecule L1 isoform X6, with protein sequence MEPPVITEQSPRRLVVFPTDDISLKCEASGKPEVEFRWTHDGVHFKPKEELGVTVHQEPHSGSFTITGNNSNFAQRFQGTYRCFASNKLGTAMSHEIQLMAEGAPKWPKETVKPVEVEEGESVILPCHPPPSAEPLRIYWMNSKILHIKQDERVTMGQNGNLYFANVLTSDNHSDYICNAHFPGTRTIIQKEPIDLRVKATNSMISRKPRLLFPTNSSSHLVALQGQPLILECIAEGFPTPTIKWLRPSGPMPSDRVTYQNHNKTLQLLNVGEEDDGEYRCLAENSLGSDRHAYYVTVEAAPYWLQKPQSHLYGPGETVRLDCQVQGRPQPEVTWRINGIPVEELAKDQKYRIQRGALILSNVQPSDTMVTQCEARNRHGVLLANAYIYVVQLPAKILTPDNETYMAVEGSTAYLLCKAFGAPVPSVQWLDKEGKTVLQDERFFPYTDGTLGIRDLQANDTGHYFCQAANDQNNVTIVANLQVKDATQITQGPRSAIEKKGSRVTFTCQASFDPSLEHSITWRGDGHNLQELGDSDKYIIEDGRLVIHSLDYSDQGNYSCVAGTKLDVVESRAELLVVGSPGPVPQLELSDHHLLKQSQVRLSWSPADDHNAPIEKYDIEFEDKEMAPEKWYSLGKVPGNQTSTTLKLSPYVHYTFRVTAINKYGPGEPSPASETVVTPEAAPEKNPVDVKGEGNETNNMVVTWKPLKWMDWNAPQVQYRVQWRPQGTRGTWQEQIVSDPFLVVSNTSTFVPYEIKVQAVNSQGKGPEPPITIGYSGEDYPQASPELEGIKILNSSTVLVRWWPVDPALVKGHLRGYNVTYWWEGSQRKHSKRHVHKGHMVVPANATSAILGGLRPYSFYHLEVQAFNGRGLGPASEMTFHTPEGVPGHPEALHLECQSNTSLLLHWQPPLSHNGVLTGYVLSYHPLDNGGKEQLSFDLPDPELRSHNLSNLSPQLRYRFQLQATTKEGPGEAIVREGGTMALAGNRSFGNISAMAGENYSVVSWVPREGRCNFGFQIWFKALGDEKMGARLTPQSVSYNQSSYTQWDLQPDTHYEIHLLKETVLLHQMAVKTNGTSHVRLPPAGFTTEGWFIGFVSAAVLLLLVLLILCFIKRSKGGKYSVKDKEDTQVDSEARPMKDETFGEYR encoded by the exons ATGGAGCCACCTGTCATCACGGAACAGTCTCCACGGCGCCTGGTTGTCTTCCCCACAGACGACATCAGCCTCAAGTGTGAGGCCAGTGGCAAACCCGAAGTGGA GTTCCGCTGGACTCATGATGGCGTTCACTTCAAACCCAAGGAGGAACTGGGTGTGACCGTGCACCAGGAGCCCCACTCTGGCTCCTTCACCATCACGGGCAACAACAGCAACTTTGCCCAGAGGTTCCAGGGCACCTATCGCTGCTTTGCCAGCAATAAGCTTGGCACCGCCATGTCCCACGAGATCCAGCTCATGGCCGAGG GTGCCCCAAAGTGGCCAAAGGAAACAGTGAAACCTGttgaggtggaggaaggggagtCGGTGATTCTGCCTTGCCACCCTCCACCCAGTGCAGAGCCTCTTCGGATCTACTGGATGAACAGCA agaTCTTGCACATCAAACAGGATGAGCGGGTAACAATGGGCCAGAACGGCAACCTCTACTTTGCCAATGTGCTCACCTCGGACAACCACTCAGACTACATCTGCAATGCCCACTTCCCTGGCACCCGGACCATCATTCAAAAGGAACCCATTGACCTCCGAGTCAAGGCCA CCAACAGCATGATCAGCAGGAAGCCGCGCCTGCTCTTCCCCACCAACTCCAGCAGCCACCTGGTGGCCTTGCAGGGACAGCCACTGATCCTGGAGTGCATTGCCGAGGGCTT TCCCACGCCCACCATCAAGTGGCTGCGCCCAAGTGGCCCCATGCCATCCGACCGAGTCACCTACCAGAACCACAACAAGACCCTGCAGCTGCTGAATGTGGGAGAGGAGGATGACGGCGAGTATCGCTGCCTGGCTGAGAACTCGCTGGGCAGTGACCGGCATGCCTACTATGTCACTGTGGAGG CTGCCCCGTACTGGCTGCAAAAGCCCCAGAGCCATTTGTATGGGCCAGGAGAGACCGTCCGCCTGGACTGCCAGGTGCAGGGCAGGCCCCAACCAGAGGTCACCTGGAGAATCAATGGGATCCCCGTGGAGG AGCTGGCCAAGGACCAGAAGTACCGGATCCAGCGTGGAGCCCTGATCCTGAGCAACGTACAGCCCAGTGACACGATGGTGACCCAGTGTGAAGCCCGCAACCGGCACGGGGTCCTGCTGGCCAATGCCTACATCTATGTCGTCC AGCTACCAGCCAAGATCCTGACCCCAGACAACGAGACGTACATGGCAGTTGAGGGCAGCACTGCCTACCTTCTGTGCAAGGCCTTTGGAGCACCTGTGCCCAGCGTCCAGTG GCTGGACAAGGAAGGGAAGACCGTGCTGCAGGACGAGCGCTTCTTCCCTTACACCGACGGGACCCTGGGCATCCGAGACCTCCAAGCCAACGACACTGGACACTACTTCTGCCAGGCTGCCAATGACCAAAATAACGTGACCATTGTGGCTAACCTGCAGGTCAAAG ATGCCACTCAGATCACGCAGGGGCCCCGGAGTGCAATCGAGAAGAAAGGTTCAAGAGTGACATTCACGTGCCAGGCCTCCTTTGACCCCTCCTTGGAGCACAGCATCACCTGGCGTGGGGATGGTCACAACCTCCAGGAGCTTGGTGACAGTGACAA gtACATCATAGAGGATGGGCGCCTGGTCATCCACAGCCTGGACTACAGTGACCAGGGCAACTACAGCTGTGTGGCTGGCACCAAGCTGGATGTGGTGGAGAGCAGGGCAGAGCTCCTGGTGGTGG GGAGCCCCGGGCCGGTGCCGCAGCTGGAGCTGTCTGATCATCActtgctgaagcagagccaggTGCGCCTGTCTTGGAGCCCCGCCGATGACCACAACGCCCCCATCGAGA AGTATGACATTGAATTTGAGGACAAGGAGATGGCGCCTGAGAAATGGTACAGTCTGGGCAAGGTGCCAGGGAACCAGACCTCCACCACCCTCAAGCTGTCACCCTATGTCCACTACACCTTTAGAGTCACTGCCATCAACAAATACGGCCCTGGGGAGCCCAGCCCGGCCTCTGAGACTGTGGTCACACCTGAGGCAG CCCCGGAAAAGAACCCTGTGGACGTGAAGGGGGAAGGGAACGAGACCAACAACATGGTCGTCACTTGGAAG CCGCTCAAGTGGATGGACTGGAATGCCCCCCAGGTTCAGTACCGCGTGCAGTGGCGCCCTCAGGGGACGCGGGGGACCTGGCAGGAACAGATCGTGAGCGACCCCTTCCTGGTAGTGTCCAACACGTCCACTTTTGTGCCCTATGAGATCAAGGTCCAGGCCGTCAACAGCCAGGGCAAGGGCCCTGAGCCTCCGATCACCATTGGCTACTCTGGGGAAGACT ACCCCCAGGCAAGCCCTGAGCTGGAAGGCATCAAGATCCTCAACTCAAGCACTGTGCTGGTCAGGTGGTGGCCTGTGGACCCAGCCCTGGTCAAGGGCCACCTCCGAGGATACAAT GTGACGTACTGGTGGGAGGGCAGTCAGAGGAAGCACAGCAAGAGGCACGTCCACAAAGGCCACATGGTGGTGCCCGCCAACGCCACCAGTGCCATCCTGGGGGGCCTGCGGCCTTACAGCTTCTACCATCTGGAGGTCCAGGCCTTTAATGGCCGAGGTCTGGGGCCTGCGAGCGAGATGACCTTCCACACCCCAGAAGGAG TGCCCGGCCACCCTGAAGCGCTGCACCTGGAGTGCCAGTCAAACACCAGCCTGCTGCTGCACTGGCAGCCCCCACTCAGCCACAACGGCGTGCTCACTGGCTACGTGCTCTCCTACCACCCTC TGGACAATGGGGGCAAGGAGCAGTTGTCCTTTGACCTTCCGGACCCTGAGCTGCGTTCGCACAACCTGAGCAACCTCAGCCCCCAACTGCGGTACCGCTTCCAGCTGCAGGCCACCACGAAGGAGGGCCCTGGCGAGGCCATCGTGCGGGAAGGAGGCACCATGGCCCTAGCTG GAAACCGAAGTTTTGGCAACATCTCGGCCATGGCTGGCGAGAATTATAGCGTGGTCTCCTGGGTGCCCAGGGAGGGCCGATGCAACTTCGGGTTCCAGATCTGGTTCAAAGCCTTGGGGG ATGAGAAGATGGGCGCTCGTCTCACACCGCAGTCCGTCAGCTACAACCAGAGCTCCTACACACAGTGGGACCTGCAGCCCGACACCCACTACGAGATCCACCTGCTCAAGGAGACAGTGCTCCTGCACCAGATGGCTGTGAAGACCAATGGCACCA GCCATGTGAGACTCCCTCCTGCCGGCTTCACCACCGAGGGCTGGTTCATCGGCTTCGTGAGCGCTGCTGTCCTCCTGCTCCTCGTCTTGCTCATCCTCTGCTTCATCAAGCGCAGCAAGGGTGGCAAGTATTCAG TGAAGGATAAAGAGGACACCCAGGTGGACTCTGAAGCCCGGCCAATGAAGGACGAGACCTTTGGCGAGTACAGGTGA
- the L1CAM gene encoding neural cell adhesion molecule L1 isoform X4, which translates to MAMALRYLWPLLLCSPCLLIQIPEELMEPPVITEQSPRRLVVFPTDDISLKCEASGKPEVEFRWTHDGVHFKPKEELGVTVHQEPHSGSFTITGNNSNFAQRFQGTYRCFASNKLGTAMSHEIQLMAEGAPKWPKETVKPVEVEEGESVILPCHPPPSAEPLRIYWMNSKILHIKQDERVTMGQNGNLYFANVLTSDNHSDYICNAHFPGTRTIIQKEPIDLRVKATNSMISRKPRLLFPTNSSSHLVALQGQPLILECIAEGFPTPTIKWLRPSGPMPSDRVTYQNHNKTLQLLNVGEEDDGEYRCLAENSLGSDRHAYYVTVEAAPYWLQKPQSHLYGPGETVRLDCQVQGRPQPEVTWRINGIPVEELAKDQKYRIQRGALILSNVQPSDTMVTQCEARNRHGVLLANAYIYVVQLPAKILTPDNETYMAVEGSTAYLLCKAFGAPVPSVQWLDKEGKTVLQDERFFPYTDGTLGIRDLQANDTGHYFCQAANDQNNVTIVANLQVKDATQITQGPRSAIEKKGSRVTFTCQASFDPSLEHSITWRGDGHNLQELGDSDKYIIEDGRLVIHSLDYSDQGNYSCVAGTKLDVVESRAELLVVGSPGPVPQLELSDHHLLKQSQVRLSWSPADDHNAPIEKYDIEFEDKEMAPEKWYSLGKVPGNQTSTTLKLSPYVHYTFRVTAINKYGPGEPSPASETVVTPEAAPEKNPVDVKGEGNETNNMVVTWKPLKWMDWNAPQVQYRVQWRPQGTRGTWQEQIVSDPFLVVSNTSTFVPYEIKVQAVNSQGKGPEPPITIGYSGEDYPQASPELEGIKILNSSTVLVRWWPVDPALVKGHLRGYNVTYWWEGSQRKHSKRHVHKGHMVVPANATSAILGGLRPYSFYHLEVQAFNGRGLGPASEMTFHTPEGVPGHPEALHLECQSNTSLLLHWQPPLSHNGVLTGYVLSYHPLDNGGKEQLSFDLPDPELRSHNLSNLSPQLRYRFQLQATTKEGPGEAIVREGGTMALAGNRSFGNISAMAGENYSVVSWVPREGRCNFGFQIWFKALGDEKMGARLTPQSVSYNQSSYTQWDLQPDTHYEIHLLKETVLLHQMAVKTNGTSHVRLPPAGFTTEGWFIGFVSAAVLLLLVLLILCFIKRSKGGKYSVKDKEDTQVDSEARPMKDETFGEYSDNEEKAFGSSQPSLNGDIKPLGSDDSLADYGGSVDVQFNEDGSFIGQYSGKKEKEATGGNDSSGAASPINPAGTLE; encoded by the exons ATGGCCATGGCGCTACGGTACTTGTGGCCTCTCCTCCTGTGCAGCCCCTGCCTGCTCATCCAGATCCCCGAGGAAT TGATGGAGCCACCTGTCATCACGGAACAGTCTCCACGGCGCCTGGTTGTCTTCCCCACAGACGACATCAGCCTCAAGTGTGAGGCCAGTGGCAAACCCGAAGTGGA GTTCCGCTGGACTCATGATGGCGTTCACTTCAAACCCAAGGAGGAACTGGGTGTGACCGTGCACCAGGAGCCCCACTCTGGCTCCTTCACCATCACGGGCAACAACAGCAACTTTGCCCAGAGGTTCCAGGGCACCTATCGCTGCTTTGCCAGCAATAAGCTTGGCACCGCCATGTCCCACGAGATCCAGCTCATGGCCGAGG GTGCCCCAAAGTGGCCAAAGGAAACAGTGAAACCTGttgaggtggaggaaggggagtCGGTGATTCTGCCTTGCCACCCTCCACCCAGTGCAGAGCCTCTTCGGATCTACTGGATGAACAGCA agaTCTTGCACATCAAACAGGATGAGCGGGTAACAATGGGCCAGAACGGCAACCTCTACTTTGCCAATGTGCTCACCTCGGACAACCACTCAGACTACATCTGCAATGCCCACTTCCCTGGCACCCGGACCATCATTCAAAAGGAACCCATTGACCTCCGAGTCAAGGCCA CCAACAGCATGATCAGCAGGAAGCCGCGCCTGCTCTTCCCCACCAACTCCAGCAGCCACCTGGTGGCCTTGCAGGGACAGCCACTGATCCTGGAGTGCATTGCCGAGGGCTT TCCCACGCCCACCATCAAGTGGCTGCGCCCAAGTGGCCCCATGCCATCCGACCGAGTCACCTACCAGAACCACAACAAGACCCTGCAGCTGCTGAATGTGGGAGAGGAGGATGACGGCGAGTATCGCTGCCTGGCTGAGAACTCGCTGGGCAGTGACCGGCATGCCTACTATGTCACTGTGGAGG CTGCCCCGTACTGGCTGCAAAAGCCCCAGAGCCATTTGTATGGGCCAGGAGAGACCGTCCGCCTGGACTGCCAGGTGCAGGGCAGGCCCCAACCAGAGGTCACCTGGAGAATCAATGGGATCCCCGTGGAGG AGCTGGCCAAGGACCAGAAGTACCGGATCCAGCGTGGAGCCCTGATCCTGAGCAACGTACAGCCCAGTGACACGATGGTGACCCAGTGTGAAGCCCGCAACCGGCACGGGGTCCTGCTGGCCAATGCCTACATCTATGTCGTCC AGCTACCAGCCAAGATCCTGACCCCAGACAACGAGACGTACATGGCAGTTGAGGGCAGCACTGCCTACCTTCTGTGCAAGGCCTTTGGAGCACCTGTGCCCAGCGTCCAGTG GCTGGACAAGGAAGGGAAGACCGTGCTGCAGGACGAGCGCTTCTTCCCTTACACCGACGGGACCCTGGGCATCCGAGACCTCCAAGCCAACGACACTGGACACTACTTCTGCCAGGCTGCCAATGACCAAAATAACGTGACCATTGTGGCTAACCTGCAGGTCAAAG ATGCCACTCAGATCACGCAGGGGCCCCGGAGTGCAATCGAGAAGAAAGGTTCAAGAGTGACATTCACGTGCCAGGCCTCCTTTGACCCCTCCTTGGAGCACAGCATCACCTGGCGTGGGGATGGTCACAACCTCCAGGAGCTTGGTGACAGTGACAA gtACATCATAGAGGATGGGCGCCTGGTCATCCACAGCCTGGACTACAGTGACCAGGGCAACTACAGCTGTGTGGCTGGCACCAAGCTGGATGTGGTGGAGAGCAGGGCAGAGCTCCTGGTGGTGG GGAGCCCCGGGCCGGTGCCGCAGCTGGAGCTGTCTGATCATCActtgctgaagcagagccaggTGCGCCTGTCTTGGAGCCCCGCCGATGACCACAACGCCCCCATCGAGA AGTATGACATTGAATTTGAGGACAAGGAGATGGCGCCTGAGAAATGGTACAGTCTGGGCAAGGTGCCAGGGAACCAGACCTCCACCACCCTCAAGCTGTCACCCTATGTCCACTACACCTTTAGAGTCACTGCCATCAACAAATACGGCCCTGGGGAGCCCAGCCCGGCCTCTGAGACTGTGGTCACACCTGAGGCAG CCCCGGAAAAGAACCCTGTGGACGTGAAGGGGGAAGGGAACGAGACCAACAACATGGTCGTCACTTGGAAG CCGCTCAAGTGGATGGACTGGAATGCCCCCCAGGTTCAGTACCGCGTGCAGTGGCGCCCTCAGGGGACGCGGGGGACCTGGCAGGAACAGATCGTGAGCGACCCCTTCCTGGTAGTGTCCAACACGTCCACTTTTGTGCCCTATGAGATCAAGGTCCAGGCCGTCAACAGCCAGGGCAAGGGCCCTGAGCCTCCGATCACCATTGGCTACTCTGGGGAAGACT ACCCCCAGGCAAGCCCTGAGCTGGAAGGCATCAAGATCCTCAACTCAAGCACTGTGCTGGTCAGGTGGTGGCCTGTGGACCCAGCCCTGGTCAAGGGCCACCTCCGAGGATACAAT GTGACGTACTGGTGGGAGGGCAGTCAGAGGAAGCACAGCAAGAGGCACGTCCACAAAGGCCACATGGTGGTGCCCGCCAACGCCACCAGTGCCATCCTGGGGGGCCTGCGGCCTTACAGCTTCTACCATCTGGAGGTCCAGGCCTTTAATGGCCGAGGTCTGGGGCCTGCGAGCGAGATGACCTTCCACACCCCAGAAGGAG TGCCCGGCCACCCTGAAGCGCTGCACCTGGAGTGCCAGTCAAACACCAGCCTGCTGCTGCACTGGCAGCCCCCACTCAGCCACAACGGCGTGCTCACTGGCTACGTGCTCTCCTACCACCCTC TGGACAATGGGGGCAAGGAGCAGTTGTCCTTTGACCTTCCGGACCCTGAGCTGCGTTCGCACAACCTGAGCAACCTCAGCCCCCAACTGCGGTACCGCTTCCAGCTGCAGGCCACCACGAAGGAGGGCCCTGGCGAGGCCATCGTGCGGGAAGGAGGCACCATGGCCCTAGCTG GAAACCGAAGTTTTGGCAACATCTCGGCCATGGCTGGCGAGAATTATAGCGTGGTCTCCTGGGTGCCCAGGGAGGGCCGATGCAACTTCGGGTTCCAGATCTGGTTCAAAGCCTTGGGGG ATGAGAAGATGGGCGCTCGTCTCACACCGCAGTCCGTCAGCTACAACCAGAGCTCCTACACACAGTGGGACCTGCAGCCCGACACCCACTACGAGATCCACCTGCTCAAGGAGACAGTGCTCCTGCACCAGATGGCTGTGAAGACCAATGGCACCA GCCATGTGAGACTCCCTCCTGCCGGCTTCACCACCGAGGGCTGGTTCATCGGCTTCGTGAGCGCTGCTGTCCTCCTGCTCCTCGTCTTGCTCATCCTCTGCTTCATCAAGCGCAGCAAGGGTGGCAAGTATTCAG TGAAGGATAAAGAGGACACCCAGGTGGACTCTGAAGCCCGGCCAATGAAGGACGAGACCTTTGGCGAGTACAG TGACAATGAGGAAAAGGCCTTTGGCAGCAGCCAGCCATCCCTCAACGGAGACATCAAGCCGCTGGGTAGTGACGACAGCCTAGCCGACTACGGGGGCAGCGTGGATGTCCAGTTCAATGAGGACGGCTCCTTTATTGGCCAGTACAGCggcaagaaggagaaggaggcgACAGGAGGCAATGACAGCTCAGGGGCCGCCTCCCCCATCAACCCCGCAGGGACCTTGGAGTAG
- the L1CAM gene encoding neural cell adhesion molecule L1 isoform X2, protein MAMALRYLWPLLLCSPCLLIQIPEEYEGHHVMEPPVITEQSPRRLVVFPTDDISLKCEASGKPEVEFRWTHDGVHFKPKEELGVTVHQEPHSGSFTITGNNSNFAQRFQGTYRCFASNKLGTAMSHEIQLMAEGAPKWPKETVKPVEVEEGESVILPCHPPPSAEPLRIYWMNSKILHIKQDERVTMGQNGNLYFANVLTSDNHSDYICNAHFPGTRTIIQKEPIDLRVKATNSMISRKPRLLFPTNSSSHLVALQGQPLILECIAEGFPTPTIKWLRPSGPMPSDRVTYQNHNKTLQLLNVGEEDDGEYRCLAENSLGSDRHAYYVTVEAAPYWLQKPQSHLYGPGETVRLDCQVQGRPQPEVTWRINGIPVEELAKDQKYRIQRGALILSNVQPSDTMVTQCEARNRHGVLLANAYIYVVQLPAKILTPDNETYMAVEGSTAYLLCKAFGAPVPSVQWLDKEGKTVLQDERFFPYTDGTLGIRDLQANDTGHYFCQAANDQNNVTIVANLQVKDATQITQGPRSAIEKKGSRVTFTCQASFDPSLEHSITWRGDGHNLQELGDSDKYIIEDGRLVIHSLDYSDQGNYSCVAGTKLDVVESRAELLVVGSPGPVPQLELSDHHLLKQSQVRLSWSPADDHNAPIEKYDIEFEDKEMAPEKWYSLGKVPGNQTSTTLKLSPYVHYTFRVTAINKYGPGEPSPASETVVTPEAAPEKNPVDVKGEGNETNNMVVTWKPLKWMDWNAPQVQYRVQWRPQGTRGTWQEQIVSDPFLVVSNTSTFVPYEIKVQAVNSQGKGPEPPITIGYSGEDYPQASPELEGIKILNSSTVLVRWWPVDPALVKGHLRGYNVTYWWEGSQRKHSKRHVHKGHMVVPANATSAILGGLRPYSFYHLEVQAFNGRGLGPASEMTFHTPEGVPGHPEALHLECQSNTSLLLHWQPPLSHNGVLTGYVLSYHPLDNGGKEQLSFDLPDPELRSHNLSNLSPQLRYRFQLQATTKEGPGEAIVREGGTMALAGNRSFGNISAMAGENYSVVSWVPREGRCNFGFQIWFKALGDEKMGARLTPQSVSYNQSSYTQWDLQPDTHYEIHLLKETVLLHQMAVKTNGTSHVRLPPAGFTTEGWFIGFVSAAVLLLLVLLILCFIKRSKGGKYSVKDKEDTQVDSEARPMKDETFGEYSDNEEKAFGSSQPSLNGDIKPLGSDDSLADYGGSVDVQFNEDGSFIGQYSGKKEKEATGGNDSSGAASPINPAGTLE, encoded by the exons ATGGCCATGGCGCTACGGTACTTGTGGCCTCTCCTCCTGTGCAGCCCCTGCCTGCTCATCCAGATCCCCGAGGAAT atgaaggaCACCATG TGATGGAGCCACCTGTCATCACGGAACAGTCTCCACGGCGCCTGGTTGTCTTCCCCACAGACGACATCAGCCTCAAGTGTGAGGCCAGTGGCAAACCCGAAGTGGA GTTCCGCTGGACTCATGATGGCGTTCACTTCAAACCCAAGGAGGAACTGGGTGTGACCGTGCACCAGGAGCCCCACTCTGGCTCCTTCACCATCACGGGCAACAACAGCAACTTTGCCCAGAGGTTCCAGGGCACCTATCGCTGCTTTGCCAGCAATAAGCTTGGCACCGCCATGTCCCACGAGATCCAGCTCATGGCCGAGG GTGCCCCAAAGTGGCCAAAGGAAACAGTGAAACCTGttgaggtggaggaaggggagtCGGTGATTCTGCCTTGCCACCCTCCACCCAGTGCAGAGCCTCTTCGGATCTACTGGATGAACAGCA agaTCTTGCACATCAAACAGGATGAGCGGGTAACAATGGGCCAGAACGGCAACCTCTACTTTGCCAATGTGCTCACCTCGGACAACCACTCAGACTACATCTGCAATGCCCACTTCCCTGGCACCCGGACCATCATTCAAAAGGAACCCATTGACCTCCGAGTCAAGGCCA CCAACAGCATGATCAGCAGGAAGCCGCGCCTGCTCTTCCCCACCAACTCCAGCAGCCACCTGGTGGCCTTGCAGGGACAGCCACTGATCCTGGAGTGCATTGCCGAGGGCTT TCCCACGCCCACCATCAAGTGGCTGCGCCCAAGTGGCCCCATGCCATCCGACCGAGTCACCTACCAGAACCACAACAAGACCCTGCAGCTGCTGAATGTGGGAGAGGAGGATGACGGCGAGTATCGCTGCCTGGCTGAGAACTCGCTGGGCAGTGACCGGCATGCCTACTATGTCACTGTGGAGG CTGCCCCGTACTGGCTGCAAAAGCCCCAGAGCCATTTGTATGGGCCAGGAGAGACCGTCCGCCTGGACTGCCAGGTGCAGGGCAGGCCCCAACCAGAGGTCACCTGGAGAATCAATGGGATCCCCGTGGAGG AGCTGGCCAAGGACCAGAAGTACCGGATCCAGCGTGGAGCCCTGATCCTGAGCAACGTACAGCCCAGTGACACGATGGTGACCCAGTGTGAAGCCCGCAACCGGCACGGGGTCCTGCTGGCCAATGCCTACATCTATGTCGTCC AGCTACCAGCCAAGATCCTGACCCCAGACAACGAGACGTACATGGCAGTTGAGGGCAGCACTGCCTACCTTCTGTGCAAGGCCTTTGGAGCACCTGTGCCCAGCGTCCAGTG GCTGGACAAGGAAGGGAAGACCGTGCTGCAGGACGAGCGCTTCTTCCCTTACACCGACGGGACCCTGGGCATCCGAGACCTCCAAGCCAACGACACTGGACACTACTTCTGCCAGGCTGCCAATGACCAAAATAACGTGACCATTGTGGCTAACCTGCAGGTCAAAG ATGCCACTCAGATCACGCAGGGGCCCCGGAGTGCAATCGAGAAGAAAGGTTCAAGAGTGACATTCACGTGCCAGGCCTCCTTTGACCCCTCCTTGGAGCACAGCATCACCTGGCGTGGGGATGGTCACAACCTCCAGGAGCTTGGTGACAGTGACAA gtACATCATAGAGGATGGGCGCCTGGTCATCCACAGCCTGGACTACAGTGACCAGGGCAACTACAGCTGTGTGGCTGGCACCAAGCTGGATGTGGTGGAGAGCAGGGCAGAGCTCCTGGTGGTGG GGAGCCCCGGGCCGGTGCCGCAGCTGGAGCTGTCTGATCATCActtgctgaagcagagccaggTGCGCCTGTCTTGGAGCCCCGCCGATGACCACAACGCCCCCATCGAGA AGTATGACATTGAATTTGAGGACAAGGAGATGGCGCCTGAGAAATGGTACAGTCTGGGCAAGGTGCCAGGGAACCAGACCTCCACCACCCTCAAGCTGTCACCCTATGTCCACTACACCTTTAGAGTCACTGCCATCAACAAATACGGCCCTGGGGAGCCCAGCCCGGCCTCTGAGACTGTGGTCACACCTGAGGCAG CCCCGGAAAAGAACCCTGTGGACGTGAAGGGGGAAGGGAACGAGACCAACAACATGGTCGTCACTTGGAAG CCGCTCAAGTGGATGGACTGGAATGCCCCCCAGGTTCAGTACCGCGTGCAGTGGCGCCCTCAGGGGACGCGGGGGACCTGGCAGGAACAGATCGTGAGCGACCCCTTCCTGGTAGTGTCCAACACGTCCACTTTTGTGCCCTATGAGATCAAGGTCCAGGCCGTCAACAGCCAGGGCAAGGGCCCTGAGCCTCCGATCACCATTGGCTACTCTGGGGAAGACT ACCCCCAGGCAAGCCCTGAGCTGGAAGGCATCAAGATCCTCAACTCAAGCACTGTGCTGGTCAGGTGGTGGCCTGTGGACCCAGCCCTGGTCAAGGGCCACCTCCGAGGATACAAT GTGACGTACTGGTGGGAGGGCAGTCAGAGGAAGCACAGCAAGAGGCACGTCCACAAAGGCCACATGGTGGTGCCCGCCAACGCCACCAGTGCCATCCTGGGGGGCCTGCGGCCTTACAGCTTCTACCATCTGGAGGTCCAGGCCTTTAATGGCCGAGGTCTGGGGCCTGCGAGCGAGATGACCTTCCACACCCCAGAAGGAG TGCCCGGCCACCCTGAAGCGCTGCACCTGGAGTGCCAGTCAAACACCAGCCTGCTGCTGCACTGGCAGCCCCCACTCAGCCACAACGGCGTGCTCACTGGCTACGTGCTCTCCTACCACCCTC TGGACAATGGGGGCAAGGAGCAGTTGTCCTTTGACCTTCCGGACCCTGAGCTGCGTTCGCACAACCTGAGCAACCTCAGCCCCCAACTGCGGTACCGCTTCCAGCTGCAGGCCACCACGAAGGAGGGCCCTGGCGAGGCCATCGTGCGGGAAGGAGGCACCATGGCCCTAGCTG GAAACCGAAGTTTTGGCAACATCTCGGCCATGGCTGGCGAGAATTATAGCGTGGTCTCCTGGGTGCCCAGGGAGGGCCGATGCAACTTCGGGTTCCAGATCTGGTTCAAAGCCTTGGGGG ATGAGAAGATGGGCGCTCGTCTCACACCGCAGTCCGTCAGCTACAACCAGAGCTCCTACACACAGTGGGACCTGCAGCCCGACACCCACTACGAGATCCACCTGCTCAAGGAGACAGTGCTCCTGCACCAGATGGCTGTGAAGACCAATGGCACCA GCCATGTGAGACTCCCTCCTGCCGGCTTCACCACCGAGGGCTGGTTCATCGGCTTCGTGAGCGCTGCTGTCCTCCTGCTCCTCGTCTTGCTCATCCTCTGCTTCATCAAGCGCAGCAAGGGTGGCAAGTATTCAG TGAAGGATAAAGAGGACACCCAGGTGGACTCTGAAGCCCGGCCAATGAAGGACGAGACCTTTGGCGAGTACAG TGACAATGAGGAAAAGGCCTTTGGCAGCAGCCAGCCATCCCTCAACGGAGACATCAAGCCGCTGGGTAGTGACGACAGCCTAGCCGACTACGGGGGCAGCGTGGATGTCCAGTTCAATGAGGACGGCTCCTTTATTGGCCAGTACAGCggcaagaaggagaaggaggcgACAGGAGGCAATGACAGCTCAGGGGCCGCCTCCCCCATCAACCCCGCAGGGACCTTGGAGTAG